One stretch of Juglans microcarpa x Juglans regia isolate MS1-56 chromosome 3D, Jm3101_v1.0, whole genome shotgun sequence DNA includes these proteins:
- the LOC121254441 gene encoding TLC domain-containing protein At5g14285-like — translation METLLNLFSPTFPTFFLMFVFLYLFAFFVILRNWGPKHRPDASSCLLSLSHGTPAVIMAIHALRNAPTPRSFASPNAAFQNTVLEFSIAYFLMDLIHYLVFFPNDILFISHHLATLYVFVTCRFVVLHGALAIIVLLVLAEVTSACQNVWSIARLKKADVPAAAKLYEFLSPPFYVFYSVVRGILGTVVVYKMGAFYASGAADNAIPKWAWISWMVVIVSAILISLLWILNKWIYWYKEKSLQAKKKVW, via the coding sequence TCTTTCTATATCTCTTTGCTTTCTTTGTAATTCTTCGCAACTGGGGTCCAAAGCATCGACCGGACGCTTCAAGCTGTCTCCTCTCTCTTAGCCATGGCACTCCTGCTGTTATCATGGCCATCCACGCACTAAGAAACGCCCCGACGCCGCGTAGTTTTGCTTCTCCGAACGCTGCTTTCCAAAACACTGTCTTGGAATTCAGCATAGCTTACTTCTTGATGGACCTCATCCACTACCTAGTATTCTTCCCCAACGACATCTTATTCATCAGTCACCATTTAGCCACGCTGTACGTGTTTGTGACCTGTCGTTTTGTGGTTCTTCACGGGGCCTTGGCTATTATTGTGCTTCTTGTTCTGGCTGAGGTTACCAGTGCTTGTCAGAACGTGTGGAGCATTGCTAGGTTGAAAAAAGCTGATGTTCCTGCGGCTGCAAAATTGTACGAATTTCTGTCTCCTCCTTTCTATGTTTTCTATTCTGTTGTTAGAGGGATTTTGGGGACGGTGGTGGTGTATAAGATGGGGGCTTTTTACGCAAGTGGGGCAGCTGATAATGCTATTCCGAAGTGGGCATGGATTTCCTGGATGGTTGTGATTGTTTCTGCAATCTTGATTAGCTTATTATGGattttgaataaatggatatattggtataaagaaaaaagtctccaagcaaagaagaaagtctggtaa